GCGACAGGAGGCAGCTAGCTTAGCTGTGAAGCTAACATTACCGTCCCGTATAAACAACGTGtttgttaaagaaaaagaaaaggattcACAGTAACTGAAATACTAAGAGCAACCCATATATTCAGCCACATAAATGCAAAGGCATTGCTATTACAGATACTTACAGTACGGCTGGCTACGAGTGCTGCATTCCTCTGCCAAGTAGTTGTGTGTGAACTCCCCAACAGAGAAGCATCAGGCTAACCGCGGCGGAACACACAGCTTCCGGcatacttcaaaataaaagcctcagcCATCGACGCCAAACCGTGCCGTGGTCTCCTCCAACAGGGCAACTGTGCTTGAGCATATCGAATTACCAACTCCAATACACTGATTGAGTTTAAATGGAATTTTTCTGGACACCAGCAATAGTGGCTAAAATTAGTCCAGTAGAAATGGAGAAAATGTGctgcacatatgcacacacaaccATACCTGCACACAAGCCTGATCATGTCCTAAACTATTTTGCGAGTACTTAAAGCACTTAAACACTTCTATCAAAATTCCATAAAGATGACCTTTTGGGGCACTgatcttcttcttctggttgCATCTTTTAGGgcgtcaccacagcagatcatctgcctccatctcaccctatccccagTATCCTTCTCTGGCACACCaaccttcctcttttcctcagcATCCATTGGCCAATATAtctactatccctcctctggacatgtccaaaccatctcagccatGGCTCTCTAATTTTGTCTCCAAAGCGCTTAGCCTGAGCTGTCCTCCtcatgtactcatttctaatcctatCACAATCCCGGCCACTCCtagtgaaaatcttaacatcttcagctctgccttcagtctttttgtcagtgaccCAATTTCCAAATCCATCTCCTATCCTTACAGGCACATTGCTCACTACCATCGTgtaaacctttcctttcactcttgctgctatccttctgtcacaaatcactctGCCTGtattctcctcttcatctctcttATGCGCTGCttattgctttggatggttgagcAAAGATATTTAAattcatctaccttcactacctctacttCTTGCATtctcactgttacacctgtctatCTTgcttcattcctcttctctccagaacaTACCTTCATCTCTCTAgattctcttccacctgctccctagtCTCACTATAGATTAGAATTTTGTCCGCAAGTATCATAGTACACTGAGGCATATTTGGCCTTCATTTCCTGACACGCAAGAAAACTTTTACTGCGAAAGTTGGAGTGGTTTAAGTTCCGCTGCTGTTGCGTTTTGATGCAGGTAAACAGCCGACAGAAGGGAGGACATATGGAATGACATCAGGCTGAGTGAATCAACTCGCTGCAGTACGTCAACGAGCAACAAGCCCGAGCACGCAGCCGCAGCAAAGATTGAAGTGGGGACAGAACAGGAAAGAGGCGCACTATTAAACAAGCGACGATCCCACCAGAGACGAATAAAACACAGTAAATATATAGCAGGGTGATTTCTACTATTGATTtcatttacacaaaattaatgtATGTAATTTTGGGATTAAATTCTCCTGCAGAGTATTAGAACATAGTAATATTAGTATGGAGTTTATCGTAATACACTTTAATAAAGGGCTAGTCCGCTATCTGTGttcaaaaaaaatccaaagctCCCATACAGAGGAATTTCATGAATTACTAGAACCGTAATTTATTTGTAGTACACCAGACGAGCATTCTGGCCGGAATTTGGGTGAAGAGGGGGTGTGGCTTACTGTTTCAACTGCTAGTCTTGTTCCAAATGTTAATAATTTCAATAAAGATGTTGCCTGACCGGGAATCGAACCCGGGCCGCGGCGGTGAGAGCGCCGAATCCTAACCACTAGACCACCAGGGACTACGAAAGGCCATATAcgacacaacaaaacacaaaacgaTGCATGCATGGGTTTAATCTTTTCAATAAAACACGTTTCCAGGAAATGTTTTAAAGGCTTCTGCTTACTGGTGTATATGATGGTAGCATCTAAACTGAACATGAATTTATCCTTACAGGCATATTGCTGTTAAGGTTATCTATATCTAGATTTGCCTTTATCCGGGAGGTATTAAATggtatattttttatgtatgtatgtaatttATGGTCTTTATGGTTACTATTGCCAACTTTCCCTGAGTAAAACCACAGCAGGACAGAATTAAAGGTTAAAGATGCACTTCTGTGTCATGGTCTACTCTCAGTGGCCCACAAGTATTAATTGAGCAGACCTTAAAACATTTTCTTGTCCCAGAAggaagtaataaatgtagttATACTGCTAACATACCCAACTGCTGGAGACCCCATGGTCGAGTACTCATTCCTATTATACTTCTTTGAAGTTCGCTGGATATCTGCCGCCTGGGGTGTATAGTTGGCgcattgtaatgtaaagtctcttgacgtaatttgtatgcaacacaaaacacaacacaacaatagaaACTGTCGATCTGGAGATTCAACCAAGCCTCCCAGTGGTTTGCGTGcctcattttcttgctgtcaatTCTACAAATGTTACAgctgattctggtgaaggaattgctctcatgactcagctagtgacAACACTTCCTGgacaatcagtggcatgctgtcctttgatgtcacatttttggatcggctcagatcgcttgaaaTCCTGGCTGAGTGGCTTCTAAAAAAGCACCtagtactaatggaaatgcctacaaaccgtGTGGAGCCGAGTCGAGCTgcactgagtaggtactaatggaaacgcagcAATGGAAAAGCCTACAAACCGTGCCGAGTCGAATCAAGCTGCTCAAAGTAGGGTACCAGTGGAAACGCAACATTACGTGACTGGGTTTAACATGGAAGCAATTTGTTGCCTGAAAGCATATTCCCCCCGCGTCAGAGAGTGGTATTTTATTGACTGACTCTCCATGTGCTAGAAGTTGCGATAGTTGCTAGAAGGCAAGCTTTGAAAAGTAGCGTTCCCTGACCGGGAATCGAACCCGGGCCGCGGCGGTGAGAGCGCCGAATCCTAACCACTAGACCACCAGGGACCTGCAAGAATATCAACCCAGGCTCACAATTGTACCAAAATTAATATTCTCGAGCCATAATTGCCAATATACGAAGTTAATGGTTTGTTTTCAGAAATGTCTGTTTAAACTTGATTAGATATCTGCATTTTGGGCGCTGAAGATAAAAAGCACGGCTCTGTAACTCTTGGTACaggttttaaattgttttaaatagTATATTTAACTGTAAAGCTACATGGTAATATTTTCGGGATTTCAACGACGGCTtctatttttactgttttttgaCAGTCTTTTAACCAATCAGCTAAGGGCTGAATCGCACATGACAACATCAGCCAATCCAGCGTAGCCGAACAAAATGGGCGCGGCCTGTTAGAGAAGGCGGTGGGGGTTCTCGCGCAGGGGACTCGAGCAGGAGCGGTTGGTTGGTTGATGggggaaacaacaacaacaagctaGGCAACATGAGGGTCCCTGAAACACTGATCTGGGCCGTCTTTCTCATCCAGAAGGTGAGAGAGACCGCGTCTGTTTGTTCGAAATCTGCTCCTTGGTACCTGTTCGTCGCGCAGCAGCCCATGGTTAACAAATACGGATTGTTTTTCCTTGCCGCTCTCCGTTAGTATTAGCATGAATGCTATGCCTGTTAGCTTGCGGAGATCACCGTGGGCCCTGGAAACCTACACAACACTCACCTTTTGATGGAGCATTAATGAAGTAGGATTAGTGCTGATTCACCTCATCACTGAAACTAACGCTGGGTTTATCTTAGCAGTGATTAGCCGACAGTGAGTCGGATGTTAACTTAGACTGCGCTAGTGGTGTAAAAAATACGGCAACACGTCTGAAATCAGACTTTAGGAGAGAAATTTCATTGCCCGACACAGTAAAGCCAACTAACTGAGTCAAACTGTAACAGATATTAGCCGGTtttctgctttgtgttcagtggGGGGGTTCATATCACTAAGGGTTGTCATGCTTTTATATTAGGCTGAAAGACAGAAAGCAGCGGTATTACAGAGGCGTTTAAAGCCGCAAATATCACTGCAGAAACCCTGATTATAGGAGCTGTGATTGCGCTTTTTTTATACGTGGGAGGCTGTAGTTTGTAGTGCCGTTTAGCATTATTATACATACAAGAACTGATAATATTGTGTGCACCCCATTCATATCAAGAATGGTATACTAAAGTCCACTTAAAAAGGTTATGAATTGAGGATTACACCCTCTCAAACAGATGCTGGGgtcttttttttgtacattgaCAGTTAAGGACCTTCATTTAAAACGTCAAGAATGAGGTAAACTCCTGCCTCCTATACCAACTGAGACGTTTTTTAAATTACAACTCCAATATAAGGAATCTAGCTATGAGACCAGCTATAGTCGGTAAAGTTACTCCAGCACAATCAAGCGAGTTTGGGAGAAAATGTAGGCAGTTATATCCACATATTCTGGTAATGTCCTAAAATTTTGGGATGAGGTGTCCAAGGCACTTAAACAAGTACAGGTACTCCACCACAATTTGATAAAGGATCCAAAGGAGACACATTTCAGGTTGAATACTGAAGGGCATCGATAGAAGAGCTAAACCAATAGTTCCCAAATGGTGAGCCTTGAGGTTCTGCGTCAACCGCATATTAGTACTGTAGCTGTgcaaaaaataattcatttactTTATCAGTGCACATCAAATGCCTCAATTGTGAGTGAGGAAGATAACGAGGTAAAACTGATGACTTTATGTAGGTGGACAAAATTgcctaaagagaaaaaaattgtgAGAGGTACATTTTTATGGCTGGGAGAGGAGTTAATGCTAACATGGTGCCAAGCAAGAGGCACTTGTAAATTTTGTCTCTGGTAAAGTGTTGGATCAGAACCAAAGGCAGCAAGAATGTTTGTTGGGTTTTGTGTAGTGTCTCATAATGTGATAGAGGCAACTTGTATGATAGTGGAGCTTGTGTcaatgtgaacaaaaaaaatgcctttttacTGTTGCCTTGTTAATGAGCTTTCTTCAGTTTAACAGCAAAACATCAACAGTTCTATTGCATGTGGAATTCAAGGTTAAAATATTTCTTGGACATGTGGAATGATCCAGACATTATTTTCATGTTGACAGGTGGTGGGAGAGTATGGCATGGCCCATTTCAGTGACAAGGGCAAGAGCAAAGGAAAAGATTACTGCATATTCTTCAACTCTCAGTGGGCACGTTTACCTCAGGACCTCAATAAGGCAGTAAGTCACTAACAGAGAGGTATAACCAAACATAATCATTCAAATTGCTTCAAGGCCACACAGTGCAGTGAGGCTAAACCACAGCGTACAATAACATCTTTTCTTAGAAAGACACATACGGGAAGCTGAAATGTGATCTCCACTTTCATTGCCCGCTAGGACTTGAGCAGTTACTTTCTGAACCAAGTGCAAACACTGGAGATctttatgaatgatatcagaaTATAGTAGGTACACTCAGCAGGAAATAAATACAGGAATTACAGTTTCTCAGTCATGCTTGTATcagggttttatttttggatattGGTGTATAATGAGAAACAAAACTGTACAAATAGTCTTGTAGAAACACAAGGATCTTTATGGCAGGGCAGCCTCTTTTACACTAAATgaggagagttttttttttagttccttAAAAGAATAATAAACAGTATGTTATGACTAAAAGTTAATTAAAACAGTCATCATCATCTTGAATTACTGTATTTAGATACCTCTGACAGAGTTCTCCCAAACTTTTTGTTTCGCAGTCACGTCTCCAGATCTACGACTTGACAACATCGGTCCTGTGCTCAGCCTCTGAGGTCCCAGAGGGTGGCTTCCCGAACCGTATCCCCATGGTGATGAGGGGCAACTGCACTTTCTATGAAAAGGTTCGCCTGGCCCAGATTAATGGTGCCAAGGGCCTGCTCATTGTCAGCAAGGACAGACTTGTAAGACAGTTGTTCGCAGCTATTCTGTGTCAGAATTAAACAGATTTTAGTCCATTGCAAGTCAgaaatgtgtttgttgttttattttgttttttcctacaGACACCACCAGCAGGAAACAAGACTCAGTATGAGGAGATTGACATTCCTGTAGCACTGCTCAGCTACTCTGATATGTTGGACATAAGCAAGGTGGGAGGTCGAAACTGAtgtctttcttttcctgtttgctCACTTTAGAAATTCTACACCTGGGAATTTAAAGTGGCTGTATTATGCCATTTCTAATGTTGTGTCATATAcattcactggacactttattaggtacactctGGTAGTACCTGGTTGGACCCTGTTTTGGTTTCAGAACGGTCTCAATTCTTCAGAGCACAGAGTCGACCAGGTGTTGGAAATATTTCTCAgagattataaaataataataaaaacagagtataaaatgaggattattttgaactatgaATCATGCATAATTACTGTAGtatagagtccaagaataacaATATGCAGGTTGAAATCAGGCAAATACACCAAAGTTTTACGCTGTGCTCGGAATTGGTAACTTGATCTAATGCTGTTCCTTACTTTTACAGACCTTTGGTAAAGGACAGCTGGTTGCTATGTACGCACCCAACGAGCCGGTCTTGGACTATAACATGGTGATCATCTTCTTGATGGCAGTAGGAACGGTGGCCATTGGAGGCTACTGGGCTGGCAGCAGAGACAGCAAAAAGTGAGTGAATGATGGATTCAAAGTGGAATAGCCCACAATGTTAGATTTCCAGCTGTGTTGCGGGATGACGGTGGGATGATTCAGGCTTTCTTTGTTAAAATGTGATGTTAATCTGGACTGACCAAAACTGCATTAAGCGGTACAACAGTAAAATGATGCAAGTTTTGGTTAACACAAAGATTCCTGAAGCATGTGCACATCATGCTTTTAGTCTCAGCTACTAAATTTACATCAGAGATAATTCATCAGGAGAGGCATCTCCAGAGAACATTTGTCAGTTTTCCTGGCAAAGAACTGCAAGTGCATGTTCGTGACGACTGACTATATGTGCTTCTTTTCAAACCAAGCAATCTGCATCTTACCACTGTAACTTCACTAAAGGGCAGCACTGTTTATTTGAGTATGGGTGACTCATCGGCTTAAGCCAATCCAAATCTGTCCTTTTGGAGTTTTCCAAGGTGAATGAGGGCACAGTCAGATGGGGTCGCTGACGCACAGCACCACAGGCAAAAACACATTTGCGattatgagtgtgtgttttcaaCTCAGGATGGAAGTAAAAGCCAGCCAGCTGACCATATGACAGTAAATATTGACTGTTGATGGCAAGGTGGTTATCCTGGATGTTTTGGCAAATCACCAAACATCAGGGAGTAATCTGCAATTTGagatgtgaaagaaaaaaaacctcagagCAAGCAAATGTATATAGATACTGTTTGTCTTTAGAGTTACTCACTGCTGGTTGTCTCCCTGCAGACGGTACATGAAGCACAAACGGGACGATGGCGCAGAGAAGCAAGACGAGGAGACCGTAGATGTCACCCCCATCATGATTTGTGTTTTCGTCGTCATGTGCTGCAACATGCTGGTGCTACTCTACTTTTTCTACGATCGCCTGGGTACGACGGGGACACACACAATCTGTACACAGAATATAACTGCTGCTATACTAGTCGTGCTGGAGGAAATCTTTaaaagataagaaatacttaGGTCAGAACCACCTTTATATGACCAGTAAATGATGGTGGTTTCTTTTCTGCCCAGTATTTATTACTGCCTTGGGGGGGTTGTTGGCCTCTCAAAACCTTTAATTTGTCCTTACTCACTGTGGCTTGGCATCACTCGGTATGGATTTTCCCTGGATTGAAGTTGTGGAAAAGATGTgaaaaaatctcaaaaaaacccagcatagactatgtgcaaaaaaaaaaaaaaacctcaaagtgggggaaaaaaaggaaaacacccttaaaattaaaaatgtgtataaaaaagaaaaacactgtgcAAGAAAACATGGACAGAAAGGTGAACTCAAATGAAATTTTTCCACTtgagaaacaaatgaaatcatGAGGATGTGCTTATTTTTACTGACTCTCAGAAGCAGGTTTAACAAACTCGAATCCTGATCTGAAATGGTTCCAGAGCTGCTGATTTAGGTCAAACCTCTCTGAGTATGTTCACTCTGAGTTAAGCGTTTGTGAGAGTAATGGAGACAATAACATAACCCCACCCCTAGTGATGAATCATCTTAAATAGGTTTCACTGGCTATAAAATTGTTTTTACCTGTATCTTGCAGATGTCCTCATTTTCCTTGACTGAAACATGCCTGAATGGAGAAATCCTGAACTTAGTGGGCAATCACTGTCAAATTTTTAAACTAATTTAAAAACATTCTCAAATTTCTTCTCTTCACTTGGTAAATTTGTGCTCTTTTTATCTACAGTATATTGCACACTCAGTTTAATAGCGTACTCAGATTAGACACATTTGCCTGTCTGTAACCTGTCTGTAAAGCCATTGGTGGTAACAAAGTAGATACCTGCAGCCATGTCTCTGAAACGCACAGCATTCTCAAAGTTCCCTTAAGTCCTCACGAAGTCCTCTTGTTCTTCAGTCTCACATGGTCCACGATGATAGAATGCAGGTATATCACCCCTGCATCAGTCTCTTAAGCTTAGACCCATCTTCTTTAACTTCGCTTCAGAACTACTTTGCTTCCAACGTTGTTGCTATGCTGGACACTTTCAGCCTgatcagctgctctgtgatACCAAcagtgtgagcagcagcagcaccatgcAATGAAAGACATGGTAAGCAGACAAGATCGAATTAATTTATCTGAAAAGTTGGAAAATTCCTGTATTGCAGTagcaaaaatgaacacaacCTTTAAAAATAGcttaaataagaagaataaatatatagctcaataaaataaaacaacaaaacaaatatttccaTAAGGTAAAAACTAAATAATAGAAAGGAACTCAGTTAAGTAGACTAAgggcaaattaaattaaatgagctaaataagaaaaaatttaaatgcaatacaatataataaactgaagaaaaaaaggtaaagaaattttaaaaattaactgtaacaaactgcatgcacagcacacacaggtgcaaaaagaaaatatatgaaataaGATAATAAAAAACAGGATTGCTGGTTAAAATGTCAGAGCTTCTAAACTAATCTTATTAAACAAATGGAGATAAACATCTCtccatttagctccagttttaGCTGAGATTCCTCAGAGATCATTTCCTCTTGCAGAGCTGCTTGCTGTCCAGCATTACACTGCAGTAGATTCAGACTCTGCTGAGTGCAAATAATGGCTGCACTGATAAAGGGCTTAATGGCTGAGATAACATTTCCCCtttaaacagattaaaaagCTGCTGAAAGCTGCTGATGGTGATAGTGTAAAACAGTGAAAGCAATACCACTATTCAGGCATTTAAGGAGCAGGGATGACAAAGAAGTGTGTTGCCTCACATGATGATATGCGCTCATCTGCCTACTTCTGTTGTTTCCTCACTGTTTAGCCATTTGGGTCATCAGGATCTTCTGTTTGGCCTCCTCTGTCGGCCTGTACAGCTGCCTGTGGCCGTTTGTCAGGAGACTTCCTTTCTGCAAGTGCAGGTAAGACCTCGGTCACATCAATGGGTGTCATAACGCTGTAAACAACATGACATTTGTCTTTTGCTCCCCacacatatgtttttttttttttttaattttgtttttatttcagtttcaaCACCTATACGGTCATATGTCTACAGACCCCCCACTCAACAACCCCAGCTTCccactaaaaaataaataaataaaaggaagcaGTAGGTTAATGGAGCTTGACATCAGTGATTAATAAGCTGGTAGTACTATTTGACTTGATTTCAACAGATGGGACTCCACCCTTTGTGCAAAGAAAATTTCTGTGATGAACACTTTCACTCCAgtgggggaaagaaaaaaaaattcatacagTACGGTCATTTTggacttttaatgatttctttgaactgttcagcATACATCTACAATGAGAAGAACTGAATGTACAagttactatatatatatatatatatatatatatatatatatatatatatatatatatatatatatacacaaatatatatagtgagagagagagaacccaattcttgtttgtttgttttttgttaagtcAATTAAAATGTGTGCTGTAAAGATGTATTCCACCATGGTTCAGCAGTTCAAAGACATCATTAAAACCCCCAAATTAACATGACATCAATTCCCATGATGTGTATATgaaaacttctgaccacaactgtagttACTTTGAACTAAAATGCCAACTGTTAAATGGTTCAGGAACCTTTTTGGAAGTTTTTTTCAGAGATGTGGATCCAACAGTTTCATAACACCTTTGTCTGCAGGAAGTTAAAATATAAACTTTGTTTGTTCAACCTAATTTCTTGTGTTTGTAGACCAAATGATTACTGGTGAATAATCTGCAGATTAAtccataattaaaataattatttagttGCATTGCATGCTTTATAGTGACTGTGTTTCCTTGAGAAAATGTGCTGTTGTTATGGTTGACATTTGGTCCATGTTTTGACAACAGGATCCCGGAGAACAACCTGCCGTACCTGCACAAGCGGCCGCAGATTCGCATGTTGCTGCTGTCAGCCCTCTGCATCAGTGTCAGCATCATCTGGATGGTGTTTCGCAATGAAGACCAGtgagtgccaaaaaaaaaacgttgAATTACTTCCTCTGCAGATACAGACACAGGCTCCACAGGGTTTCACAGTCAGAAGATACAAGCTGCGATGTGCTGACCAGAGAACACGGAAGGATGGTGAAATTCACCAACTTGTAGTGATGACAGGTGACATAATCGTTAGCGGTGAAAAGGAGGCCAGGTACCAAGTTAAACTTGAAGTGAATATCAATGGGAGTAAGGGATACTGTTGATTGACATATGTAGGTGGGGTAAATAATCAGGATATACCAGTAGTAACAGTAACTGTGATAggttgaaattaaaaaaaaaaaaacaggatcaCATAAACAATCCTGCACCAAGTTTCAGTTTTGTCACCACAGTATTTTCTTTACAAACTGAGTACTGCGTATATCGGTGAAGTGAAGTAAGTGTCTCCTCTGTTGGTTCGGGCTGTCCTCTTTTTAATGTCCTGCAGTGTTTTATCTCTTGTTTTATGAATATACACACCTGACCCCAAAAATGATTTGGTTGTCACTGTAGGTCTCTGCAACTTTTTATTACCACTAACCTTTTGTAGCTATCTACACTACAGCCCATGAATTATGATATTACGACAGCCCTGCATGTAAATTTGTTACCTACATAGCTAGAGCCTGAGATGTCCAGTGTTGCGACCAACTGTTGGCTACAAAGCAATGCAGAGTGCAGATAGCTTTATTTGTGGATGGGCCTTTAAATGCTGAACTTGGATGAgaaatatttttgcattaaagGGCAAAATTTTAACTATAAACTGCGACTGAAAGCATCGAAGAAACACAGCCGAAACTTGAATAGTTTGCTTTCAAATGGCAGATATCAAGCTCAGTATTGTGGTCATAGTAGATACTTCATCACACCTGTCCAGAAGTCTTACCATTCAGGCCCCTCTTACCACTCAGGCAAATCATTACTTCCTATTGTGGGCTTGTCCAGAAGTGAATATCGTCTGGCTTAAAATTCAGAATGAGGCTAGTGATTGTATTTGGGGAAAATGTCACTTTCACTTGGAaagatgatgatttttttttgtcctgtataaaaatgataaaagtgTTGAACCTCTCTGCTGAAGTATTAAAGGTGTTGAAACTGTTGGTCTTACAGACTCTGCTGCAGAATTTCTTCCAGCACCCAAGAATTTTGGTTCGAGGGCAGAATTATTGTGGGTGTGTTTATTGGGTGGCGTAACATCTGTGTGTGATAACACGTTTTGAGGTACATGATACGGTGATGGTGCTGGCTGACTAACACTCGTGTTGCGTATCTTCCAGGTGGGCGTGGGTGTTACAGGACGCCCTGGGGATCGCCTTCTGTCTCTACATGCTCAAAACAGTCAGGCTGTCCACATTTAAGGTGCCAGATCTGAGCCATAAAAAGACGTGTTTACTTTGTGTGAAGCTTTGGTTCCAAACTCACCtgatttgtttttctccctccttcAGGCTTGCACTTTACTAATGACGGTCCTGTTTGTGTACGATGTTTTCTTCGTATTTATTACACCTTTCTTCACAAAGGTATGTCAGAACTGTTGTCACACAAGACTCTTCAGTCTTTGTCGACTGTGTTGTTTTACCCCTTACCTTCTCTCCTCAGAGTGGGGAAAGTATAATGGTGGAGGTAGCGGCTGGTCCCTCTGACTCCTCCACACATGAAAAGGTGAGCCTACATTGTACACCTCAGTTAAATCTGACAGCTCTCAAATGCACCTCTCAGCTCAGAGGAAGTGTAGTTGATGGTGACAccaatgtttgtgttttcttcagcTTCCCATGGTGCTCAAAGTGCCACGGTTAAACTCCTCCCCTCTGGCTCTTTGTGACCGTCCCTTCTCGCTCCTTGGCTTTGGAGATATTTTAGTACCAGGTATACAAATGTTTTATCATAACACAGAACGCTGCAACCACACTGATCACTGTCACAGATGGCTAAAGTGTGTGTAGTAAGAGATGTTGTTCCTCTCAAATAATGAAGACATTATGGTTTTTCTGTAAATATATATCCACAACCACATTTAAATTATATGCCTATATGTCAAGTCATGTTATGTACACAGCACATGTAGGCACTACTGATGTTCACCAAAGAGACATA
This portion of the Archocentrus centrarchus isolate MPI-CPG fArcCen1 chromosome 17, fArcCen1, whole genome shotgun sequence genome encodes:
- the sppl2 gene encoding LOW QUALITY PROTEIN: signal peptide peptidase-like 2 (The sequence of the model RefSeq protein was modified relative to this genomic sequence to represent the inferred CDS: deleted 2 bases in 1 codon), with the protein product MGETTTKLGNMRVPETLIWAVFLIQKVVGEYGMAHFSDKGKSKGKDYCIFFNSQWARLPQDLNKASRLQIYDLTTSVLCSASEVPEGGFPNRIPMVMRGNCTFYEKVRLAQINGAKGLLIVSKDRLTPPAGNKTQYEEIDIPVALLSYSDMLDISKTFGKGQLVAMYAPNEPVLDYNMVIIFLMAVGTVAIGGYWAGSRDSKKRYMKHKRDDGAEKQDEETVDVTPIMICVFVVMCCNMLVLLYFFYDRLAIWVIRIFCLASSVGLYSCLWPFVRRLPFCKCRIPENNLPYLHKRPQIRMLLLSALCISVSIIWMVFRNEDQWAWVLQDALGIAFCLYMLKTVRLSTFKACTLLMTVLFVYDVFFVFITPFFTKSGESIMVEVAAGPSDSSTHEKLPMVLKVPRLNSSPLALCDRPFSLLGFGDILVPGLLVAYCHRFDILTQSSRIYFVACTVAYGIGLLITFVALAMMQMGQPALLYLVPCTLLTSLTVALWRRELPQFWTGSGFVPAIVLAPINCTQTATPQTEGPSAKPEPEATEEQANKSEDTPQHPPQQTPSAEGNEEENKPN